In the genome of Populus alba chromosome 11, ASM523922v2, whole genome shotgun sequence, one region contains:
- the LOC118038333 gene encoding protein CDI — MTMTVTNGEVNPVTANGGFTIDKPFKIFVGYDPREDIAYEVCHHSILKRSSIPVEITPIVQSDLRTNGLYWRERGQLESTEFSFTRFLTPRLANYDGWAMFVDCDFLYLADIKELRDLIDDKYAIMCVQHDYTPKEATKMDGAVQTVYPRKNWSSMVLYNCGHPKNKVLTPEVVNTQTGAFLHRFQWLEDEEIGSIPFVWNFLEGHNKVVEGDTTTFPKAIHYTRGGPWFEAWKNCEFAELWLKEKDECVKEEKK; from the coding sequence ATGACCATGACCGTGACCAATGGGGAGGTAAATCCAGTGACTGCCAATGGAGGCTTTACAATTGACAAGCCCTTCAAGATCTTTGTGGGTTACGATCCACGTGAAGATATTGCCTATGAGGTTTGTCACCATTCTATTTTGAAACGATCCTCGATCCCTGTTGAGATCACCCCCATTGTGCAGTCAGATCTTAGAACGAATGGCTTGTATTGGCGCGAGAGAGGCCAGCTTGAGAGCACAGAGTTCTCTTTTACTCGTTTCTTGACACCGCGTTTGGCAAACTATGATGGTTGGGCAATGTTTGTTGATTGTGATTTCCTCTACTTAGCTGACATCAAGGAATTGCGGGATTTGATTGATGACAAGTATGCCATCATGTGTGTGCAACATGACTATACTCCAAAAGAGGCCACCAAAATGGATGGTGCGGTGCAAACCGTGTATCCAAGGAAGAATTGGTCTTCCATGGTGTTGTACAATTGTGGGCACCCGAAGAACAAGGTTCTGACACCTGAGGTTGTGAATACCCAAACCGGTGCTTTCCTTCATAGGTTTCAGTGGCTTGAGGACGAAGAAATCGGTTCGATCCCATTTGTGTGGAATTTCCTGGAGGGTCATAACAAAGTTGTGGAAGGTGACACAACAACATTTCCTAAAGCAATACATTATACTCGTGGTGGCCCATGGTTTGAGGCATGGAAGAATTGTGAGTTTGCAGAATTGTGGTTGAAAGAGAAGGATGAGTGCgtgaaggaagagaagaaataa
- the LOC118038274 gene encoding cytochrome P450 CYP72A616, protein MEDFIFRGFLSSSLLLFLYVVFRVAHTFWLKPKSQEKRLRKQGIRGTSYKLLNGDEKEFARSSKEARSRPIALNQEIAPRVLPFFYKMVQIYGKVSLCWMGTRPSLLLADPELVRLVLTDTSGHIIKPPQNALVGLLQLGVSTLEGDKWAKRRRLMTPAFHAERLRGMIPAFSACCCDLVQRWKKLAGPQGSCELDVASEFNILASDVIARAAFGSSYEEGKKIFDLQKDQVILILEAFYSIYFPGLRFIPSKKNKKRYSIDREIKAALRNIIHKKEQAMQNGDSGDADLLGLLLQGRDDADNDMKIEDVIEECKLFFFAGQETTANLLTWTLIVLSMHPVWQEKAREEVLQICGKRAPDIDSIKQLRTVSMILNEVLRLYPPVNLLYRHTLKETSIQGMSIPAGVDLLLPFLFLHYDPEYWGDNAEEFKPERFSEGVSKASKDEIAFYPFGWAPRFCLGQNFALTEAKMALTMILQNFWFELSPSYTHAPCNVITLQPQHGAPIILHQL, encoded by the exons atggaAGATTTTATTTTCAGAGGGTTTCTGTCCTCTTCTTTACTTCTATTTCTCTATGTTGTGTTTAGAGTTGCTCACACTTTTTGGCTGAAGCCGAAAAGCCAAGAGAAGCGTTTGAGGAAGCAAGGGATCAGAGGCACCTCTTACAAGCTTTTGAATGGTGATGAGAAAGAGTTTGCAAGGTCTTCTAAAGAAGCTAGGTCCAGGCCAATTGCTCTAAATCAAGAAATTGCACCACGTGTCCTTCCattcttttataaaatggtGCAAATTTACG GAAAGGTCTCCCTGTGTTGGATGGGGACAAGACCTAGCCTGCTATTAGCTGATCCAGAGCTGGTGAGGTTGGTGCTAACAGACACGAGTGGTCACATTATAAAGCCACCGCAAAATGCCCTTGTGGGTCTATTACAGCTGGGAGTCTCAACCTTGGAAGGAGACAAATGGGCCAAGCGCAGAAGGTTGATGACACCTGCCTTCCACGCTGAGAGATTAAGG GGGATGATCCCAGCATTTTCAGCCTGCTGTTGTGATCTGGTTCAGCGATGGAAGAAATTAGCAGGTCCTCAGGGATCATGTGAATTGGATGTTGCAAGCgaatttaatattcttgcaAGTGATGTTATAGCTCGAGCAGCCTTTGGAAGCAGCTATGAAGAgggaaagaaaatatttgatcttcaaaaGGATCAAGttattttgatccttgaagCTTTTTATTCCATTTACTTCCCTGGTTTGAG ATTCATACCCtctaaaaagaacaagaagagatACAGTATAGACAGAGAGATAAAAGCAGCATTGAGAAATATTATCCATAAGAAGGAGCAGGCCATGCAAAATGGAGACTCAGGCGATGCTGACTTGCTAGGCTTGCTTTTACAGGGCAGGGATGATGCTGATAATGACATGAAAATTGAAGATGTAATCGAGGAATGCAAGTTGTTCTTCTTTGCAGGCCAAGAGACCACAGCAAACTTACTCACTTGGACATTGATAGTTCTATCTATGCATCCAGTCTGGCAAGAGAAAGCAAGAGAAGAAGTTTTGCAGATTTGCGGCAAGAGAGCACCTGATATCGATAGTATAAAACAACTCAGAACT GTCTCAATGATCTTAAACGAGGTACTAAGACTATATCCACCTGTGAATCTTCTGTATCGACATACTCTAAAGGAAACAAGCATTCAAGGAATGTCCATTCCAGCTGGGGTAGACCTCCTGTTACCATTCTTGTTTCTTCACTATGATCCTGAGTATTGGGGAGACAACGCAGAAGAATTCAAACCAGAGAGATTCTCTGAAGGAGTTTCAAAAGcatcaaaggatgaaattgcatTTTACCCTTTTGGTTGGGCCCCTAGATTTTGTCTAGGCCAAAACTTTGCCTTGACTGAAGCAAAGATGGCTCTTACTATGATTCTACAAAATTTCTGGTTTGAGCTTTCACCCTCTTACACGCATGCTCCTTGTAATGTCATAACTCTTCAACCACAACATGGAGCTCCTATTATACTACACCAATTATAA